The Camelina sativa cultivar DH55 chromosome 18, Cs, whole genome shotgun sequence DNA window AGTGGGAAAACATTGGCCAGATATGTACCATTGTGACTAATTCAGTACAATCCGTCTCGAAGCGTTGACAAAAGAGTAATGCACTTTAgcaaaagagtttttttttaatactagcATTTAGCAATTTCGTCGAAGAAACTACTAGCAACTTTTTTAAAGTTGGGGTGGGCATTTTGGTTTaagttcgggttcggttcggttcggtttgttcGCTTTTGTtaaaactctaaccaaactcaaccgaagttagtttggtttggtttgtgttccggtcggtttatgtttggtttggtttggtttggtttggttttagtttggttcagttttaattcggtttaagaatcaattaatgtaacaaaataaatttgattatggttttataatagttaattaatcaaataaattagaaagatagaaaattaaaaataatacataatattaaatataattaaatttttatttatatttagtcaactttattagaaaagttaaaataatgtaaaaagaaataaaatgcaAGTGGTAATAGATATGATCacatgtttataattttaataatattattaattaatttaagaaacaCATTAGGTTaatggttcggttcggttttaaaAGGAACCAAACCAAATTATTTGGGTTGTGAAAAAACATAATCGAAAGGTTGGAGTGTaggattgggtttggtttgggtctGTCGGTTGGttcagttcggtttggtttgattcggttcggtttaaatgaaatgtaattttaataaaccaaaacccaaaaacgaATTAATtgcaagacaaaaaaaaaaaaaagaagcaaaaacgaTCAGTCGGGTCGGGTCGTCGTCTTTCTACTCATCTTCGATTGCGATTGCAGCAGATCTTCGTTGATTTTGGCTGTTTCTATGCCGCAAGAGCTTCGATTGCAACCTCGCTGAAGAGGCTGGGGTGGAGGGGTGAGACAAACCCTAGTAGGAGGCAGCTATGGACATCGATTGCGAGAGCAAAGGGAAACGCATCGACAAGGATAACATTCGTGTCAAGCGGAAGACTTTGCAAGCTTTGCTCGATGATTGCCAAAGAGCCCTCGAGCTCTTAAACTTAGCCGAACTCAGTtctgaagaagacgacgaagaagataAAAACACCGGCGAGAAAGAATCGAGCAGGggagaagcttcttcttccgatCGAGATGATCGTGAAGCTGATGAAGTATGTatctctaaatttttataacGATTGGAAGCTGGTGAAAGAGACTTATATGAGTTTGTAATgaccttctttgtcttccttgTTTCAGTTATATGATCTCATCAAATCCAGAGTTGAATGCCATGACTTCATTGACAAGATTGAGTCAGCTCAGGTTGCTGGTGAGGAACTGaatacttcattttttttttttacccaaaatCCTATGATTTTGCTCATTTGGGTTGTATATATAATTGTgatttctgtttgtttttagaAGATTGTAGTAGCTCATGGGATGTAGTTAGTGAAGATGATCTTTGGGATGATGAAAGCATGGCTCAGAGTGAAGAAGATTATGTCCTTGTTAGGGAAGAGGATATAGCAGAGGGCATTGCTTGTTTCATGGCTACTTATTTATCATCACTTAAGCAGAAAAAGGTACTCAAGcttgctttttattttgctCTCGTTTTTATATCAGCCTGAGTTTATTCGATTTGGCATCATTATGCAGGATTTGACTCCTGAGCAGCTTCAGAAAGGTATCCTAGGCTTTCCATTCGTAGTCAGTCAACCTTCAAAATGCTGTTAGTGTCGCTTACACTCTGTTAGGAAGACAGTTAGATCTTTAGAGAAAAAGCAGAAAGTATATAGGTATCAGTAAAGGGCATTGATTGTTTTGGGGTCTTGAAAGGGCATATGAGAGTAGGGGATGCATTGGAATTCATCCTTAGTAAGAAGTTTAACTCTCAACTTGGAAGCTTGTTATCCCGTTTACACAAACAAAGACCATTAAGTCGccaatttcttttctttgaggTTGATTACGTGTGAAGTTGATCAGCGGTGGCATAGTAGAGTATTAATGTTTGATTTGTAATGTAGCACTTAGCAGAATGTTCTcagtgaagaagagaaaggggaAGCTTCGGAAAGCCTGGGATGGAAGTAAGGTCGCTTACAATGTAGCATCGTGGAGCGCAACTGTTATAGGGTATAAAATCTTATGAATATGCCCTTTATCATTGGCTTGCTTCTACATTGCAAAATCAATGTTACGCTTGCTTCTCCGAGTCCCATTGCTTACCCTTCTCACCAAagtatgcatttttttttgttttcgctTCACTGACAGGATCTACCAAAACCCGGTTATCCTCAGGGTTGCATCAAAGGCCTTCTGGGCGTCATGCCATGTAATATCGAAGCTTGTCTGATTGACGAAAAAGCCTTTTGAACACATCTCGCCTGTGTGATGTGATAAGTTACAGTTTAAGTTGGGCTCCTCCATGGTCCCTGTAAATAAAATTCCATCCTGTATATAGAATACCATATGTGATTCCTTTTGTTAAGTGTACCATTATTCTCTGCGTCTCCTTTTCTATACATAACAAACGAATAAATGTATGGTAGAACATCATGATAAAGCATAAAACCAACCATCAGCGTAAGTATCATAACTAGGGCATAATCATAACACCATTGAACCCAATATTTGTAACTGTTTTACGATTGAAAATCACAGTCACTTGTCCTTTTTTCTATAGGCTGCGTATGTTATTGAGTTCTATAATGATGAAACTTGGACAAACTTTCTTTTGTCTACAAACAGAAGCACCAAAAGTAGATATCCAACGATATAAGCTTGTTTGTATTACTCGTAATAAGTTGATTTTACACCATGAAACATAGTTAAAAGTTTAAGACAGTTCATTCAATTGTTTTTTCAAAGAATACAAGTTTGGTATCAAACATATACAGAGTAAAACgcatagatatatattatatctcacaagaacaaaagagcaacccaaaaaaagaagaaagagagacaatGCTCGTGGTAAGCTGACCCACCCAGGGTTTGTATCTAGTAAAGCCAAATGAAATCCTTAGTAGTTTGGTTACGGCTGACTTGTGTTTAGCTTCTACTCTTCTGGTCTCACACCCAAACCCTTACCTCATTCATTTGTTTTGGCAGCAGCGACAGATTCACAAGTCTATCTTTCTCAAGGTTTCCATGGTGCTGGTGGAGGCGGTGGAGTAGGAAACAACGGAGGAACAGCTGAGAAAATAGTGTTTTTGTCTATCTTACCagtggcttcttcttcacccGACAATGCCACGAGAGCTGCGACCAGACCAGCATTGCCTGCAAGAGTCGGTTCAGTGTAGTTGTAGTTCATACGGACATCGCGGAACCCGTCGCGCTTGTCAGGACCAGCAACCATGGCTCCTTCAATCgtgtttgggtttggtttcttaCTGTCTCTCCATTTCCATCCTCCTTTGCAATTATATTTGACTTTGTTCTTTGGAATCGATGCTCCTCTGTGATGCACATGTTTTGGGTATTTTGTGCCAAAACCAACGACATAACTCATCTTCCGAGGGTTTTTACCGAGTATGTAATCAATCTGCCAAAACACAGCGAAGCCAAGTTAAGTCCAATTTCTTTAGGggataaaatctaaaatgaaatttaacaaGATTTTTGTATACTCTTGGAGAAAACTAAAGTTTCATTTTTGGATATTATCCATTACTGTATCTGAGATTACCATTTGTGTAAAGATTTAAGGCAAAGATGCATTACCTGTGATCTCGCAAAGTCACGTAGCACATTAGTCGAATAGAAATTAGGTCCACAGTACCATCCAGGAGTATCAGCAGCATCAAGATAATCACTGTAAAGTGTCGCTAAGAAAGCTGCATTTGCAGAATACTGCAACGGCTGTGGGTCTCCATGATTCAACTCTAGCAACCCTCCTGCACATACCaatatttacatgttatatttcCATAACAAGAACAGATGTTATATTTCCATAACAAGAACAGGCCCAACGGTTAGAGTTTCTATTAGAGGCAAACATAAAGACTGGAAAGGTAACTTACCCTTGGTTCTGTTAAATTTGTTGAAATAAGGCAAGTATGAGCACATAACAATACTAGTCTGATTGTGGAAGGTCCTTAGAATTTCTTCATATGGATATCCAGGACTTAGAAACAACCTCAACCGACTCAACAGTAACTACATAGCAAAAGAGATTCAAAAAGTTAGGAATAATATGGTTAAGCGGATCAAGAAGACATGAATATCTAAGAAACATAAAGACAGCAGGTTGTTCTGTGGACTGACCTGAGCACCAGCAAGCTTATTGTCCCAGCTAAATACACCATAGTAAGGTCCACCCCAGAAGGCACCAGCATGCTTGGCCATAGTGGGTTGGGTGATTAGATTGAGATAGGTTACATTTCCTGTAGCATAGTACAACCAAGCACCTCCCCAAATGAACTCATCCCAATACATGCTTGAATTATAGAACTTGGCAGATTCCGCTGTGCCTGCACTGTATCTTCCTCTCCGAGTCCTTCCAAACTGATACACAGTCTTAGCACCATGGACAAGCTTTTTAGAATACTCCTTGTTGTCCTTGAATACAATGGACGCTGAAGCCAGAGCAGCTGCCATCTCCGCAGCAAGATCCGAACAGCCACCGTTGCACGTAGTCACAGGCCTTTTATAATCCATGTCCTCAGGACGCATCCAACAGTAATGATCATTAGGATCTGTATTTCCATCATCAGTATTCCCTGATCCGACCTGCCACAAACAAGTAACGAGTGAACAAACAACTCAAAACGAAAGATCCTCCTAAAAAAGGTCAGTAACTAACTAGTACCTGAGACACAAGATCGTCAATGGAGTCAGCAGTACTATTAAAAGTCTTGAGAAAGTAATCAGTTCCCCATTTGATAAGCTCCTTAACATGGACGAGCTCGCCCGCGGCTTCGTATTTAGCACTATATTCAATAACACTCCAGCTCAACATGGTCATAGCATAAGCCATGGGAAAGTTGAACTTGATAGCATCACCAGCATCATAGTAACCTCCCACCAAATCTTTATAGAAGCTTCCCGTCTCACCTCTCCCATCTTGAAGCCCAGAGTTACCTCTCCATGACACGTTGTTGTGCTTCGGCAATCTCCCAGCTACAGAAACAAAACCGTCAAAATCAGACTTAGATCTACAAATCTATCTCTATATGATCAGATCTTAGGCTAAATGATCCAAAATCAAAGTAAGAGAATCCAGACTTACATTTCTGAGCATTGAAGAACTTAAGAGCTTTGTGTAGAGCTAAAGTGTAATTATCCGGCGGAGGATTCTTATGATGATGCCGCGGCACAGTTTTAACGATCAAGGTGATAAATCCGGCGAGCAACGCGGCGGCAACAATAGTACCGACAGTCCAGACGAAGATCTTGCGGCTAACGATAATACAACCGAGATCGacgtacttcttcttcttctgctccgtCGGACCAAGTAACCAGCTCTGCTGCGTCTCATCGAGCGGCCGAGAAAGAGCAGCGCGATCTAAATCGTTTAAATTCCGGCTACGATCATCGTCGGTGGCGGAATCTGCTGTGTTGATCTCCAATGGACCTCCCCATGGATCTCGTCCGTACATGATGATGCTTCGCTCAGATGAACCAACACTAAAGGATTCAGATCtgagaataaaaaagaagaagagaggaagaagtgTGTGGAAGTGAAGAAATGTGAGTTAAGAGTCAATAATAATGAACTGTGAGATCTGGTTTTGGGAGTAGTggtggctctctctctctctctctctctttttttagtttttagtttctcTTCTTAAGTCTCTCCTCATCActtcaattattttttgttattatcttaattatatgtttgttgtttggttaatttCTGCATGTTACGTTACAGCTAACactaattttggtattttggtattttttttttcttttttggccaACTATGATTGAGCTTTCTGGCCaactggtaaaaaaaaatcttatgtaattttcctttttttctacaaataaagaaaaatgtttagaCGTTTAcatattactttattttgtcgGAAgacattaaattattatttttaaatccaCCGTTtctccaaaataaacaaatttttaatataaatttgtcCGTTATAAAAATGTGAGATGCTTTGTTTACTAGTAAAGCAAATGGGCTTAATGTCGGGTAGATGATAAAGACAAGTCTCCTAATACAAAGTGTCGGTGGTGGGatgcaaatttttatttattttatgcttatGATTATGGTGTCTTCCACGTCATCATTTTCGTGGGCTCTAGAGTCAttacattttatattaaaaacattttcttacCAGATAAGAATATTTTTGCGTAAAATTCACTTATACTGGAAAATGAAAGTCCACCgtcatatttaaatatttcgattattatttttctaacgTTGGTttgttataatcaaattttttttccaagaggAATTCACATagtcttttttcttaaaacatatttatagaCATTTGTGCCCGAAAAAATCGATGTTAGATCAATAATGACCTAAGAGAGAAAGAATTACATCTCATGAGTCAATTCATAGAACTCAAAGTGATATAATCTAACTTTTAATTCGATAAAAATTACATTTCGTGTTGCTGGCGTCATCATCATAGAGTTCTTCGAAATCTcaccaaatatataaaagttcGCTTATAAAAAGATCATTTATATGTAATGTATTATACAAAGCCTCACGTTCTTGGATGATTTAGATAAAGCCTCACGTTCTTTCTTGTGGGGTGGGACTCCTGAGAGGCGCAAACAACACTTATTGGATTGGAGAAAGGTCTGTAGGCCGAAGCAGGAAGGAGGGTTAGGAATTCGTTCTTCTAGATTGATGAACAAAGCTCTCTTGGCAGAAGTGGGTTGGAGAGTGTTGATTGTTCATACCAGTTTGTGGGCCAGAGTGTTACAAAGTAAATATAAGGTGACTGATGTTCGTGACCTCTCTTGGATTACTCCTAAGTGTATGTGGTCCTCCACTTGGAGGAGTGTGGTTTCAGGTATTACAGAGGTGATACGTCCAGGAATGAGTTGGGTTCTGGGCGACGGGAGGAGTATTCGTTTCTGGGATGACAAATGGTTATTGAATATTCCGCTTCGGGAGTGTGCTACTAGCTTGCTTCCACAGGCTTTCGATACTTTGAGGGTGTGTGACATGTGGAGTAAAAGCACTGGATGGCAATGGAGTAGTATTGATCCATATGTTTCAGAGAATATTCGCTTGCAGCTGACTGCTATGGTGGTGGACAATGTGAATGGTGGGCATGATAGGATTTCTTTGGGTGAGGATCCTACGTGAAGTTTCTCTGTTCGTACTACGTATCACTTTCTTATGCGCGATGATACGCCAAGACAAAATTTGGCACGGCTCTATGATCGGTTATGGAGGGTTGTTGCTACTGAACGAATCAAAGTCTTTCTCTAGCTGGGAATGCATCAGGTAGTGATGACGAATGCGGAGCGTCAACGACGACACCTCTGTGAGAGTGGGATTTGTCAGGTCTGCAAAAGTGGTGAGGAGTCCTTATTACACATACTTCGTGACTGTCCTGCTATGTCGGGTGTGTGGAATAGGCTTGTTCCTCGACGAAGGCAAGCAACTTTCTTTTCTGTATCTATACTGGAATGGCTTTATATGAATTTGGGGGTAGAAAACGTTACTTATGGTAGTCCCTGGGCGACATTATTTGTAGTAGCGGTGTGGTGGAGATGGAAGTGGAGATGCGGTAATGTCTTTGGGGTGCAGGGATAGGgtacaattttaaaaagaacaagCACAAGAAATGGTCCAAGCACACAATAAATCACAGAGTGTAGGAGCAGATGTACGTAGAGAGGATAGACTGATCTCGTGGCATAAACCGACTGCGGGTTGGTTTACTTAAACACTGATGGTGCATCAAGAGGGAACCCGGGTTATGCGACGACAGGAGGGGTATTGCGGGATAGAGATGGCGGCTGGTGTGGGGGTTTTGCGTTTAACATCGGGATATGTTCGGCGTTGTTAGCGGAGTTGTGGGGAGTCTATTACAGACTTTGTACGGCTTGGGAGTGTAATGTGCGGTGAGTGGAGTTGGAGGTGGATTCGGAGCTGGTTGTTAGTTTTCTCACGACAAGGATGAGTGATTCTCATCCACTTTCCTTCCTAGTACGTTTGTGCTATGGCTTGCTTTCAAGAGACTGGCTAGTCCGTATTACTCATATCTATAGGGAAGCTAACCGTCTTGCGGATGGGTTAGCCAACTATGCCTTTTCTTTACCATTAGGTTTCAAGTTTTTAGATGTTTGTCCGGATGTGCGTAATACTGAGCTACTAGCGGATGAGACTGGATCTGCGTATCCACGTCGTGTTTGATTATAACttggttcttttttcttttttaataaattataggAGACTCTCCtctttcctaccaaaaaaaaagggaattttACTAAATGTGCCACATTGGCTATAGAATTTTTCGATTCTACCACATCTCCAAAACCTTTCCTAATGTACCACATTGACAATGAGTTTAATGACGCTTATACCCCCATTAGCTGAGGCTGCAAGAAAACGTAGGTGTTGGGCGAGGACAGACTACCTAGGACTTGGCATTAATTACATGGGTAACGTGAATTGGTATTAAATGTGGACAAAGGGGGGAGGATTGTTGGGTAAAAGGAAGCAAGATATTTTAGCgtttaaaataatgaattttggTGTTTGAAAAGGACAAGCTCTTGTCGTTAACGAGTAGAAGACgaactgtgttttttttatggtgGACGACGATGAAGGTAGGTAAGAATTTTGACTTAAATTTGTAGATTTTATGAGAACGAGTTGGTATGTTCATTGTGTAACATTTATTGTCCATCTGGAAGAGGtataaaaagatgaattttTGACATTGGAGAGGAAAGTTGTGAAGTCCAAAGAGTAGACAAAAGCATTTAATAGACAAATGTATTTAAGTATACAAGAGTGTTTAGGCTTGTAATGGAGACATGAGTATAGAACATAAGCATGGATAGACAAGAGTATTTAACCAGACTTGTCATGGAGACAAGAGTATAGAGTATTTAAGTAGACAAGAGTATTTAAGtagaaaaatatgtttaatataggAAATGTCGACTATATAATAGAGAACTCGAAAAGTTAATGGTAATAAGTTCATAATTCAATAGAGAATGTGTTATGTTTAGCATTGCAACTTGAGTGATATCATTATGCTTGTGGACGAGCCTAATTATGAGTGGACAATAAACGACCTTGTAGACAAGTTATCAGTATCACAATGTGgaccacaaaataaatgatGGACACAATATCAGTAGACATAATGGTCTAGTCTTACatcaaatttaaaatgaaaatgcaGTACTTAAAAAAGTTACAGGCTCGAAAGACAAATTCCAAGAAGGGAAAAGAAAGGCCTTGATAGTAGTAGAAAACACCGAAAACATTTATAAAGTAGGACAAATTCATAAATGGACAACAAATTCTTGGTAGACACCTACTACATAACTCATTTTAATGTCGTCCACCATCTGCTCCGTGAGGTTATCAAGGCCCAACCTTTGTGCGTGGAGTTCGATGTATTTCACAGTGAGTGGACCACAATCTCCGATGTTAGTAATGATTGAGAGATCCACCGTGGACCACAATCTGCAACGATGGACCACAATCTGCAACTTCCCAGGAAAAATAGGGGAAGACCGGTTCGTAATGATTGAGaggaaacaaataacaaagaagCAATGTATATAGAGGACAAAAAAATACCGGAGAATCGACCCAATTGGAGGGTTCGTACAACTCTTCAAAAAAGGAACGCTTAACGCTGGTGCAAGATCTGTGCTCTGCTCACCGGCGGAAATGTTAGTTTCCATTTCCGATGAGGGTCCACCGTTGAAGTTGCAGTTCAATCTGATGTGATGAAAACAgattcagcaaaaaaaaagtttgggtAAACTTGGCGGAAACATCGAATAAACTTACAAACTTCACCGCCGACAACTTTGGTTGAGCATAGGAAACTCCGGCGACCGAGAACAGTAATATTACAGAAAATTCTCGGGTTGAGTatgagagatgagagatgagagatgagaGATATCGATAATAAATGCACCCaatgaaaaaacagagaaacaaataatttttctttttacaagaaaatatgaaaagacAAGACATGCAAACTGACAAAACATTCAAATGAATTCTTTGTTTACACAAACCTTCAACAACGTCGTCCCGGATTATAAACGTAATTCAACTTTTACAATTTGGTATATTAgaaaagatctaaccaaatgtGGTAGAACCCACAACTTTAGTTAACAAATGTGgcaattttgttaaaaaactcaaaaaaaaaaaaaatgtaatgtatTATAGATTCACTGTGTTACAAAAGTTACATGGAATAAGATACTAATACAATTCATTAGGAATTTAAGATACATCTGTCGGTTATctttaattaatgatttttaaaaatacgaaTATATCtcaatttataaagaaaaatccaaaaaaaaatcaataaataatatgaccagttttgtaatttttagaCCTTATCAGATtgcatttaattatatattatatgtccCCATTGTACCAAGGAATACCAATAGAAGATGCATGCTTATACATTTTGATTACTTAttcttataaattaaacattgaaagataaaaacataCACACATCATCCATAGCTGTTTCTTTAATACATACAGACTGCGAGTATCTAAACTATACAAATATACTTTTCCTTCACATTACCATATAATGTTCTTGCCTCTTGAATCTTGAAAGCTTAACTAGCCTAGAGATCGAAACTGTGGCTGTTGAAGTGGAAGAGAGGATGATTCGCCGATCGACAGATGCTATGTGACCGTATCTCTTTCGCTACGGTCGCCTGAAGAGCCGCTGGACCGCATACTATCACTCCAACATCCACACTTCCCCATTTCCCATTCAACGACTCAAATATCTCtgcaaaatcacaaaacaataatacaaatttacataaaccgctaattttttttaactaaacctCTAAAGTACCTCTGTACCTCTAAAGTCAGGTCTGGTGCCATAACACATAGTGGTGTAACTCtggacatcttcttcttctatctccaAGCCTTTGAGCTCTGCTGTAGATGGGTTATGGGGTTCTTCTACATTCAAATATACCTTTTCATTGCCATTTGCTTCCCCTTGACCGGTTTTGTGACCCCAACGATGCCAGAAAACAACCACAAGACCTCCAAAAATCAGCACACTTGCAAccatacaaacaacaaacagaAGTCCCCTGTACCACCATGTcattatgttgtatttgtttatgtaaaagaGGTCCAACAACGTGATCATTGCAATAAACCCAATGGTGGAGACAACTAGGTACAGTCCAGACCATATGTTATCCCCTGTACCAACGAGAACCGACATGGGACACCCGTTGGTTTGTTTTGGCTTGACAGAAGGATGCACCACCTTGTGAACCATCCCATCTTCCTGTTATGAACATGAAACAAAGCAGAGTTCAACTAACTAGTTAAGGCCTACCGCAGATACCAAAAATCTTATACATGTAATTAGACTTACCAATAGAGGCTCGGATTGTCGTGTGACGTAGATGTGAATTTCAAGGTTTAGTTTCTTAGAGAAGGAAGGGCAAATGGAAGGTATGTCAATtgctgagagaagagagagctcGTCTGAGTTTTTAATGGCCCAGACAACTAAAACCTTACTCGGTAAACAAGGTTTCCCATCTCTTTTACGGTGTAGGATATCACTTAAGATGGCGAAAAATGGCGTAATCCCGATTCCTCCTGCTACTAAGACCAGGTTCTCGTACCCTAAGTGGTAAGGAGATTCATGGCCATAAGGTCCCTCCACACAAGTTGTGATTTTGGGATATGACTGAGGAGAAATGAGCTGGTCTTGATTCTCTGCCTCATATAGATTTGATAACTGGTCTCTAAGCTTTGCAGTCCATCCACCAAGAACCTTTATGAGAACAGCAACATGATGGTTCCCATCTAAAGGACTTGATGAAACACTGAAAGGATGCCATTGTAGCCATGATAGTTCCCTCACTTGAAGAAAGATAAAACTAAGCGCATTGTATCTCATATCTGGTTACAACAAAATTGGAGGAACAAAGTCAGTAAAATGGCCTTTAGATTAGAGGTACAGGGAAGAGAGAGATTAAACATAGTTTGTTACTTGGTGGTTTGGAAAGGACTAGTTCGAGAGTTCCACAGGGTAGGCTCTTTGCAGAGATTACATCTACAGTCCTTCTGGATTGGCAGAACCTCAAGAAACGGtcaagaatgaaaagaaaaattcctCCAGAAACAATACTGAACAAGTAGTCACCAACGTGAAGTGCCAAGAAGACTACAAAGACAATGTATAGTTGATGGGTGTAGAAGAAGAGCTCAAAGTAAAGCTTTCTCGTGGTGTGAAGCGACGTGACCCACATCAGTAAACCAGCCACTAGACTAATAACTCCGGGTAAAATAGCAATTCCAGTAGCTTTCCATTCAAATAACTGAGAGGAATAAGTAGTGATGATTAAACTTTAATATAGAACACagtaagaaatataaataagacTGTGTGTGATAAAATCATCTCAAAACCTATTGGTATTAAATAAACTAGGCTTTAGTATCATGTCAAGCTTAAATGTTGTTGCAGGAATCTTACACTCTTTAAAAGTTGACCTTGAATGGCCCATCCAACAACATAACAGAGGCCATGTAAGGTGAAGAAAGCCATAGTGATATGACCAAGCCAAACATGATATCTTGTAGCATGCTCGAAAGGGATATCGATAAGACGGAGAAGAACGGAGCCTCTTGAGATTGGAAGAAACAGAAACACCATACACAACAATCCAATCATCCCAAAACGTAGACCCGTTACCTCCAGGAGAAGAACactgaaaacacacacacacacagccacaaataaatgattgaaatgagacaaaaaaaaataaaaataaagctggaacaaaaaagaaggaaatgagTTAAAAAGAACCTTCTTTCGTTAGGAAGCACATGGAATAATTCAAGAAGGCTGAGATTTCTCAAGGTATAAGCATAGATAGCCCataggaaaaaaacagagaagaccAAAATCCCAAGAAACTCAGCTGCAGAAACAACCCCAAATGGTCCATCCACAAGAACAGGAAATGTCCATAGCCTAAACCTTGGGAATTTCGATATCTTCCTCCTTCACAATCACCAAAACACACATTTATGTaagaacaaaaaccaaaagaatgcAATTTTATACAGTTACATATTATAATATGCTTTGACACTGTATGTGACAATCAGCtcaataaaatagtttaaagaaTCTCTTTCCACCATACTTACTTAGTGAAGACCTTCTCTTCCCCAGAGATGATGAGATAGAGAGAAGCTAGGACGGAGATAACAAGAATCGGACCACTAAAAATTAGGAACATGCTTCCTGCAAGTTTTGGACAATTAGATGGTTAACAGTTTGGACAATTATCGGAGA harbors:
- the LOC104760955 gene encoding uncharacterized protein LOC104760955 isoform X2 produces the protein MDIDCESKGKRIDKDNIRVKRKTLQALLDDCQRALELLNLAELSSEEDDEEDKNTGEKESSRGEASSSDRDDREADELYDLIKSRVECHDFIDKIESAQVADCSSSWDVVSEDDLWDDESMAQSEEDYVLVREEDIAEGIACFMATYLSSLKQKKDLTPEQLQKALSRMFSVKKRKGKLRKAWDGSKVAYNVASWSATVIGIYQNPVILRVASKAFWASCHVISKLV
- the LOC104760957 gene encoding ferric reduction oxidase 7, chloroplastic-like, giving the protein MDEHATPLLSKEQSSSSSSSVVTSSLKWVLKVVMSVIFVTWVVFLLMYPGTLCDQLLTNWRAVSSKTLYGTTGSMFLIFSGPILVISVLASLYLIISGEEKVFTKRKISKFPRFRLWTFPVLVDGPFGVVSAAEFLGILVFSVFFLWAIYAYTLRNLSLLELFHVLPNERSVLLLEVTGLRFGMIGLLCMVFLFLPISRGSVLLRLIDIPFEHATRYHVWLGHITMAFFTLHGLCYVVGWAIQGQLLKSLFEWKATGIAILPGVISLVAGLLMWVTSLHTTRKLYFELFFYTHQLYIVFVVFLALHVGDYLFSIVSGGIFLFILDRFLRFCQSRRTVDVISAKSLPCGTLELVLSKPPNMRYNALSFIFLQVRELSWLQWHPFSVSSSPLDGNHHVAVLIKVLGGWTAKLRDQLSNLYEAENQDQLISPQSYPKITTCVEGPYGHESPYHLGYENLVLVAGGIGITPFFAILSDILHRKRDGKPCLPSKVLVVWAIKNSDELSLLSAIDIPSICPSFSKKLNLEIHIYVTRQSEPLLEDGMVHKVVHPSVKPKQTNGCPMSVLVGTGDNIWSGLYLVVSTIGFIAMITLLDLFYINKYNIMTWWYRGLLFVVCMVASVLIFGGLVVVFWHRWGHKTGQGEANGNEKVYLNVEEPHNPSTAELKGLEIEEEDVQSYTTMCYGTRPDFREIFESLNGKWGSVDVGVIVCGPAALQATVAKEIRSHSICRSANHPLFHFNSHSFDL
- the LOC104760955 gene encoding uncharacterized protein LOC104760955 isoform X1; the encoded protein is MDIDCESKGKRIDKDNIRVKRKTLQALLDDCQRALELLNLAELSSEEDDEEDKNTGEKESSRGEASSSDRDDREADELYDLIKSRVECHDFIDKIESAQVAEDCSSSWDVVSEDDLWDDESMAQSEEDYVLVREEDIAEGIACFMATYLSSLKQKKDLTPEQLQKALSRMFSVKKRKGKLRKAWDGSKVAYNVASWSATVIGIYQNPVILRVASKAFWASCHVISKLV
- the LOC104760955 gene encoding uncharacterized protein LOC104760955 isoform X3, translated to MDIDCESKGKRIDKDNIRVKRKTLQALLDDCQRALELLNLAELSSEEDDEEDKNTGEKESSRGEASSSDRDDREADELYDLIKSRVECHDFIDKIESAQVAEDCSSSWDVVSEDDLWDDESMAQSEEDYVLVREEDIAEGIACFMATYLSSLKQKKDLTPEQLQKECSQ
- the LOC104760956 gene encoding endoglucanase 25 is translated as MYGRDPWGGPLEINTADSATDDDRSRNLNDLDRAALSRPLDETQQSWLLGPTEQKKKKYVDLGCIIVSRKIFVWTVGTIVAAALLAGFITLIVKTVPRHHHKNPPPDNYTLALHKALKFFNAQKSGRLPKHNNVSWRGNSGLQDGRGETGSFYKDLVGGYYDAGDAIKFNFPMAYAMTMLSWSVIEYSAKYEAAGELVHVKELIKWGTDYFLKTFNSTADSIDDLVSQVGSGNTDDGNTDPNDHYCWMRPEDMDYKRPVTTCNGGCSDLAAEMAAALASASIVFKDNKEYSKKLVHGAKTVYQFGRTRRGRYSAGTAESAKFYNSSMYWDEFIWGGAWLYYATGNVTYLNLITQPTMAKHAGAFWGGPYYGVFSWDNKLAGAQLLLSRLRLFLSPGYPYEEILRTFHNQTSIVMCSYLPYFNKFNRTKGGLLELNHGDPQPLQYSANAAFLATLYSDYLDAADTPGWYCGPNFYSTNVLRDFARSQIDYILGKNPRKMSYVVGFGTKYPKHVHHRGASIPKNKVKYNCKGGWKWRDSKKPNPNTIEGAMVAGPDKRDGFRDVRMNYNYTEPTLAGNAGLVAALVALSGEEEATGKIDKNTIFSAVPPLFPTPPPPPAPWKP